The Verrucomicrobiota bacterium genomic sequence GTTCTGCTCACTCGAAATGACCTTTTGTTGGTTGTTAGCTGTTCTTGAACAAACATATTTCAACCAATATTGACGGGCATTTCGAGCTTTTTTCTTTTTTCAAGCCAATAATCACGCTTGTTGCAGGACTAGTGATGTGTCTCACAAAATCTGAAAAGGCACACCCCCTGCTCCTTTCGGGTTTGCGACAGACAGATTCTGAATAGAACGTCCGTCGTTTACTCAAGCAAGGCGGCTCCGGGTGGAGTCGCCTCTTTGAGTGCCAGATTTCGGGAAGCCATGACGTTTGATGGCTAAAGTTTCGCAAGAAACTGCCGAATCATAATCCACAGGGCCCAGCGTGGGCTCGGGAAGTACGAATGGCGGCTCGGTGCATTTCACGGGGCCGCTATTCTCTGCTTCAAATTTCAGATTTTTTGGATTTTTTGTTGCGTTGGACCCTGGAGGAGCGTATAAGGAAATCCTTCCTGAGACGGTTCTGGTTCTATCTGTCACAAGTGCAACCGGTTTCGTTTCCACGCTGAGCCCGCTCCTTTGGAGGTAGCGGGCTGTTTTATTGGATAGCCTGCCATTCCAGTGCCCGGGGCAAGCTACAGTATGCGCTGATCCCGGCGCGCCACGGACATCCCATAGCGCCCGTTCGCCTGCCGGAGCCGAATGTGTGCTGCGAAAGCCTTTGATAGCCGCGAAGAGTTCAACACCGCGTTCTTTTTCCCGCCAACGAGAACCTCTCCCTCCTTCAAGATGAGGACGTGGGAGAACACCGGCATGATTTCTTCGACGTGGTGCGTTACAAGGATAAGCGTTGGGGCGCGGGGCCGCCGGCCCAGACGATCCAGGAATTGGAGGAAATGCTCGCGCGCGGCGGGATCCAACCCGGCGCACGGTTCATCCAGAATCAGCACGTGCGGTTCGGCCATCAAGGCGCGACCAATGAGCACGCGCTGACGTTCGCCCTGGGAGAGGTAACCCCACGCACGATCCGCAAGATAGCCGCACTCGATTCCTGCCAGAATTCGTCGGGCGCGGCCGCGATCCGCAGCCGTGATTTTCCCCCAGTAATCGATCACCGCGTATTTGCCGCTCACGACCGTTTGCAGCGCCGGTTCATCCTCCGCCATCCACTGGCGGATGGATGAGCTGACCAGGCCAATTTTTCGGCGCAGTTCCGGCCAGTTGGCGTGACCGTATCGCTGTCCGAGCAGTTCGATCGTGCCGGCCGTTGGCGTCAGATACGCGGTCAACGCGCTCAGCAACGAAGTCTTGCCCGAACCATTCGCCCCCAGAATCACCCAGTGCTCGCCGCGCTTCACTCGCCAGGAAAGATTTCTGAGGATGGAGGTTGTCCCGCGGCGAATGTTCAGGTCGGAGACTGCGAGAACGGTCGTGCTGCGGTCGGGTTTCACGCGACAGCGAGAAAGCGAAAGAGTGCGGTCAGCCGGCGCTTAGCTTTGCCTTGTTCCCCAGGTTCTCTTCCATGCTTGTGACATGGGTGGGATCGATCGTGAGCACTCAGTCCCCTTCGATAATGAGCACCAGCACCCGGGCGCCGACGGCGATATGTTCCGGGTGGGGCACAAGAAAACTGCGTCCGTCCGACAGGCTCAACGTAAACGGCTTGAAGTTGCCACGGATTTTCTCGCGGATGCGGTCAATAATCATACATGAGATTGCGCTGTTGCGATTGTGGCCATGACCGTATTTGAACGCAGTGCTGCCAGCAAACTTCTTTTTCGCCGCGTTCCAAACCGAGCAGCGTGGCGATACGTTGCCCGTGAACGCGGTAGGGCGAGTTGACCTCAACGAGCCGCTCGACGTGCGTGGAACACATCCGACTCGGCTCGCTGGGGACAGGCTCGCCCTACCGTCCGGTTCTTTTTCGCCGCGTTCCAAACCGAGCAGCGTGGCGATACGTTGCCCGTGAACGCGGTAGGGCGAGTTGTCCTCAACGAGCCGCTCGACGTGCGTGGAACACGTCCGACTCGGCTCGCTGGGGACAGGCTCGCCCTACCGTCCGGTTCTTTTTCGCCGCGTTCCAAACCGAGCAGCGTGGCGATACGTTGCCCGTAAACACGGTAGGGCGAGTTGTCTTCAACGAGCCGCTCGACGTGCGTGGAACACGTCCGACTCGGCTCGCTGGGGACAGGCTCGCCCTACCGTCCGGTTCATGGGAAGCCTGCTTGGTTTCAGAACCATGCTCTCGCCCCATGAACTGGTAAGGACGCATTCCACCGCGTCCCTGGAATTGCACTTTCGACCGCGGAGTAAAGTCAGGGACGGAGTGGAATCCGTCCTTACCGGATTCATGGGAAAACCAATAAAGACGGCCCTCTCCTCCCTTACCCGGGAAGAGAGGGAGTCGAACGTCGAAAAAAAGAAGGCCGGACTTTTGGTCCGGCCTTCGTGTGTTTTCCTGAGAATTCGTTAGTTCTTGATTCGCCCGAAGAGAGCAGCGCCCGTGGGCTTGAAGGTGTACGGACTGGCCGCTCCGGGGACGTCCTGCCACGGACCGGTCACCGCACCCGCCGCTTGCAACGTGCCGCCGCCGGTCCACTCAATCGTGATGCTGCCGTCGGCGTTCTTGGCGAACTTGGTGAACTTCGCGCCGGCGACCGTGATCGGCCGAATTTGATCCGGAGGCGTTCCCGTGAACAATTTGCCGACTTCTTCCGCCGTCAACGCGCTGGCAAACACGGCGAAATCGTCGATATCGCCGTGGGTGTTGTTGCCGCCGCCATTATCGGAACCGATGTTCAACTGGGTGAATTCCGCGTGGAGCGGCGCCGTGTTGCGCCTGTTCTCCAGGAACAGCTTGCCATCGATCCAGATTTGTTTGTGGTCTCCGTTCTTCTGCAGAACGATGTGCCGCCACTGGCCGAAGAACGCATTGGCGTCGCCGGTGAATCCGGAGAAGGTATCGATGTTTGCTCTCAAGCGCTCCGTGTCGTTGCAGCAAGCGCCGCCGGTGTCAAAGTAGATCACACTGTCACCCCACGGTGCGTGCGCCTGGAATGTCCGATTACGCTCCCCGCCCTCGCCGCTGCTCCAAAGGACCGAGCTGTTTTTCACGACGTCCAACCGTTGCCAGAGCGAAACGGAGAGCTGATTTTGCATGCCGCCGAGGTTCATGAACGAAACGTCCTTGCCGGCGATGCGGATTGTACCGTTGACAACCGGGTCCGCCGACCCGACTTTCGCCGCGCGGTCTCCCGCCTTTCCGGTTCGTCCTTTGGCGTCGTCCGTGTACTTGGCGCCGTTCAACATTTCGCCGACGTACCCACCGACTTTAGACTTGGCTTTCGCAGGATCGCTGGCGTCGTTGAAGTCAAAGTAAGCCACCAGGTCTTTGTTGATCGCGGTGAAGGTCCATTCACGGGTCACCGCTGCCCCGCCTTCGGTGTAGCTCAACTGGGCGGTGTGAACAGACTTGGAAGCAAATGGGCTCGCCGGTTTGAACGTCACCGTCGTCACGTTCCCTTGTTTGGCGGTGGTAGCCGCGACATCGGCGCCATCCAGCTTGAGTTTAACCGTGGCGCGGTCGATCGGGCTTGCGCCATCGACGATTTCAGCCAGGACCGGTTGTTCCCCGGTCGCGCCGCCCGAATTCGCAGCGGGGTCCACCTTGCGCACGACGGCTTTCGTGCCCGTTGGCAGAATGGCACGATAAGCTTTCAGACCGCCGCTGGCGTCGTCATTGACCAATACTTTTGTGCCGTCGGCTTTGAACGTGAACCATTCGATATTGGCGCCGCCGCCGCCTTCTTCCCAAATGGTCCGGAACGCATAGACACCCGCTTCTTGGGCGACCACGCTGAAGATCGTGTCGGCCGCGCCGCGTCCGCCGTTGAATTCTCCGGCGAATCGGGGCTCCGTCAAAGCATCTCTCAGTGAACCGACCGGACCGGCCGTGGTTCGGAAGCCATCGTCGCTGTTTACGCCCATCCGGGTAATTCCGGCCGGCAATTCGATGTAAGTGATGATCTCAGCCGCGATGGCGTCGGAGCCTCCTTCCACACCGGGGATACCCGGCATCTGTTCGTCTGGAGTAAAGGCTCCGTTGCTGCCGGCGGCCTGGTCAAAGTTGATGACTTTGCTGACTTCAAACGTAATCGGCGCCCACTCAGGATTCGGAGCCTGGGCAGGACCGTCTGCGCCGCCTACGGCGCTGGGGTCAGCGTGGTTGGGAAGAGGATTTCCATCCGCGTCTCTGAACAATCCGGCGAGTTGGTGTTCGGTGCGTTTATTGGTATTCTGCGTACCGACGGAGTTGTGCTGCGTCACGCGCCAGAGGAAGCCACGTTTGCTCGTATCTGGAGTTACTTTGTAAATAGGCGTCAACAGCGCATAGTTTGGCACCGTGAACGATTTTTCCAGGGACTGAGCAGCCCCGGCGCTGTCGGCGAAATCGAGCTTTGCCGAGTGTGTCGAATTTGGCGGAAGCGCGGCAGGGGCGTCGTACAACACAGTGGTCAGCGTCCCCGACTTGGCCGCCTTTGCGGTGACGGTCGCACCATCGAAAGTCAGCTTCACCGAACTGGCACTGACTGTCAGGGCTCCAGGGCCTGTCCCGTCCTCGATACTGAAGGAAACACCTGAAAGAGAGGAACTGAAACCAGCAATGTATGGCTTCGCCAACGACGGACGGTCGAACGTAGCCAGGAATTCTCCCGGAATGGGCGCATCTCCGTCCTGGGGCAATGGATCGCCCGGTTTGGCCCACGCCACGGCCAGGTTATCGCCGCCGCCGCCTTCCTTCATCAAGCCCTCGATATAATACGGTCGATTGGCGGTGAGCCGAATCGGCTTCGATATATTGTCGAACCGTTCCGTTGGCAGGCCGGCATCCAGTCTATTCCGCCGAGTCTCGGACGCGAAGGCGCGAACTGGATTCCATGAAGACTCTCGGCAGATCAGGACCCTGTTGGCAGGAGAGTCGTCCGTGCTTAACCACAATTCCGCATTGTCATCCGCGGCGATCGCAAAAGTGTAGTCGCCTGTTGTCTTAGGATAGAGATAGCCGATGATTTGGACGCCGTAGTTGTTTTTGACGTCGGCTGGAGGCTGCGAGCCATCCGGATTCGCGGGCCACTCGAAAACAGGGGGATAAGCTACCACGTCGGGGGAATTGGGGAACCTCGGGTCATTTTTCAAAGCGGGGAGGGTGGTCCCGGTGATGTTCAAGAATTCTCGGGCGGTAATGAGTCCCTGCGGGGCCGTGGGTGCTGCCGCATTAGCTGGCTGAAAAGCCAGGCCAGCCAAAAGCAGCAATCCTGAGGCGGCTAGTTTTCTTTGGAACGGGTTCATAGGTTTTGGTTTTGAGTTGTCTGCGTCGTTTGTTGATGTGGAAGGCCCAAAGCAAGTCTTCGCAGCCAGCTATTGACGGAATAGTGCTCTTGCCTGGGGCACTCTAGTTTCGCGGATTACACACGGAACGTCGGCACGTGGCAAACCTAAAAATAGAATTCCGCTTGAGGAAGCTGTCCCCAAATCTGGTTACAGCCCGCGCGGGTGCGGAGTTCAAAGTTTCAAGTTTCAAGTTCCAAGTTTCTATCCCACGGTCTGATCAGTAGTCGGCCATCTTGTTGACACCGCCGGTCAGATGGACTCGAATGGCCGCTCCAAATGCACGCCGCGCGCCTCCAGTTCTCGATCGTCACCGCCGCATGCGCTTGGGCCTTGAGCGGACACGGCCAAACGCCGGTGCCCACCTGTCCGCCGGATTGGAAGCTGGAACTGGTCGCAGCGGCGCCGAAGATTCGCCATCCCTCGGTCGTGGCCTGCGCGCCGGATGGACGCGTCTTCGTTGCCGAAGATCCGATGGACATCAGCGCGCCCTCCGCGAACCTGGCGTTGGGCCGGATTATTTGTCTCCATCCGGGCGGACGCGCCACGGTGTTTGCCGACCAGCTTTACGCGGTGTTCGGCTTGCAATATCTCGAAGGCAAGCTCTACGTTCTGCACAACCCCAAGTTCTCCGTGTTCACGGATGACCACGGCGTCGGGCGCGACCGCGTCGATCTGATCGAATCCACGAACCCCAATCCTTGGGCGTTGGATTGGAACGATCATGTGCCGGCCAATTTCCGCCTGGCGATGGATGGATATTTCTACGTCGCGGTCGGCGACAAAGGCCTCTACGGCGCGGTGGGAAAGGACGGCAAACGGATCGATCTTTACGGCGGCGGCATTCTTCGGCTGCGTCCCGAGGCCACGCAACTTGAAGTGTATTCCACCGGTGTGCGCAACATTCTCGACGTCGCGGTCAATGCCGAGGACGACCTCTTCACTTACGACAACACCGACGAACAACAATGGATGTCGCGCCTGACGCACATGGTCGATGGCGGATTCTATGGTTACCCTTACGATTTCATCCCGCAGCAACCTTACACGCTCTGGATGATGGCCGATTACGGCGGCGGGGCGGCGACCGGCGCGCTGGCTTACAACGAAGACGCGCTCCCCTCCGAGTACCACGGCAACCTTTTCCTCGCGGACTTCGGCAAACGCCAGTTGCTCCGCGTGCGGATCGCTCGCGACGGCGGCAGCTACCGCGCGGAATCGCGCCAGGATTTTTTCACGAATGTTCCGGAGGATTTCCGTCCCGTCGGGATCGCCCTCGCGCCGGACGGCTTGAGTATTTACATCTGCGATTGGAACCATCGCGACACGAAGGCCAAGGTGGAAGCGGGCCGGTTGTTCAAGTTGAGTTACACCGGGCCAAGCCGCGCGGCTCCCAGACCGGACTGGTTCCTTCCCGCCGCGATGGGGCAGGGATGCAGCGCCAGCTTTGATGAACTGATCAAAGCACTGGCCCATCCCGCTCAAAGCGTCCGGCTGACGGCCCAACGCCAAATCTCGGCCAAAGTAGGACAGGCTTCCAGCCTGTCCGAACGGAGCGACGCGACTGACCGACTCAGCCGTTTGTTGACAGATCCCGCCGCCCCGACTCACGCCCGCTGGCACGCGCTCTGGACGCTTGATGCTATCGATGGCGGTCTCGCCGCGCGGGCGGCTGTTGTTACGGCGGTCAAGGACCGCGATCCCAGCGTGCGCCGACAGGCCATTCGCCAGCTTGGCACTCGCCGCGTGCGGGAGGCCGCGGCCTTGTTGGCGGAGCAACTCAAAGACGCAGACGCGTCAATCCGTTTCCAGGCCGCAACCGCTTTGGGCCGGCTCGGAACTCCCTCCGCCGTGCCGGCCTTGCTCGACGCGCTTGACGAACGGGATTTGTTCGCCCGTTACGCCGCCTTCACGGCGTTGAATCGAATCGGGGGCGCGGCCCCGTCTGCCTGGAACGCCATCGTCACGGGTTTGGAAAGCGCGAAGCCACGAGTTCGCGAAGGCGTGACGTCCGCCTTCCGCGACACTTACGACGCAA encodes the following:
- a CDS encoding ATP-binding cassette domain-containing protein, with the protein product MKPDRSTTVLAVSDLNIRRGTTSILRNLSWRVKRGEHWVILGANGSGKTSLLSALTAYLTPTAGTIELLGQRYGHANWPELRRKIGLVSSSIRQWMAEDEPALQTVVSGKYAVIDYWGKITAADRGRARRILAGIECGYLADRAWGYLSQGERQRVLIGRALMAEPHVLILDEPCAGLDPAAREHFLQFLDRLGRRPRAPTLILVTHHVEEIMPVFSHVLILKEGEVLVGGKKNAVLNSSRLSKAFAAHIRLRQANGRYGMSVARRDQRIL
- a CDS encoding c-type cytochrome — translated: MHAARLQFSIVTAACAWALSGHGQTPVPTCPPDWKLELVAAAPKIRHPSVVACAPDGRVFVAEDPMDISAPSANLALGRIICLHPGGRATVFADQLYAVFGLQYLEGKLYVLHNPKFSVFTDDHGVGRDRVDLIESTNPNPWALDWNDHVPANFRLAMDGYFYVAVGDKGLYGAVGKDGKRIDLYGGGILRLRPEATQLEVYSTGVRNILDVAVNAEDDLFTYDNTDEQQWMSRLTHMVDGGFYGYPYDFIPQQPYTLWMMADYGGGAATGALAYNEDALPSEYHGNLFLADFGKRQLLRVRIARDGGSYRAESRQDFFTNVPEDFRPVGIALAPDGLSIYICDWNHRDTKAKVEAGRLFKLSYTGPSRAAPRPDWFLPAAMGQGCSASFDELIKALAHPAQSVRLTAQRQISAKVGQASSLSERSDATDRLSRLLTDPAAPTHARWHALWTLDAIDGGLAARAAVVTAVKDRDPSVRRQAIRQLGTRRVREAAALLAEQLKDADASIRFQAATALGRLGTPSAVPALLDALDERDLFARYAAFTALNRIGGAAPSAWNAIVTGLESAKPRVREGVTSAFRDTYDATLVSILAKLVREATKPAPAREAALRVLASWHRQRPPWKGEWWAYHPVNAPPPQKTIDWAGTPTILAALREGLQEADRSVRLASLQGILEAKDTAAAPRLRELFQKEKDPEIKRELLAAFGALKDNAATKLIRNVLSLSDAALLAGAISAAEQIGGDELSEALTKFLQTNPSDRALLLKTLQALGNLKVSQARDAIAAHATSRDAAIRRQAFDALVKLGPGVALSQFPALLDHPSLAVRRSAMLALGATKSAEAVPHLLRAYSVNETRDEAISALASIPDARALDAYWAGLLAKDALLRQKCRKALQEIRQTAIPEIERRLDGMTPDIVAELQSTYRGDAEALKSRLFSVPVKKPQPSEYLDFAFKTGGDAQNGRQVFADLGRTACVKCHAVGREGGNVGPDLSTIGSQFSRRELAESILFPSKAVREGYQQVIVETKDDESFSGLVNAETAEVLVLRDGEGNLHRIPKARLQSRRASALSLMPEGLHEVLTPSEFADLVAFLESLKDDARKSGREK